The Anas platyrhynchos isolate ZD024472 breed Pekin duck chromosome 36, IASCAAS_PekinDuck_T2T, whole genome shotgun sequence genome window below encodes:
- the LOC140000979 gene encoding olfactory receptor 14C36-like, with product MGGMVFLRQLCPGISVSFCLWTGPKAKRHQMSNSSSISEFLLLPFADTRELQLLHFALFLGIYLAALLGNGLILTAVACNHRLHTPMYFFLLNLALLDLGCISTTVPKAMANSLWDTRAISYEGCVAQVFLFVFLVSAEYFLLTVMSYDRYVAICKPLHYGTLLGSRACAQMTAAAWGSGVLYALLHTANTFSLPLCQGNALDQFFCEIPQIMKISCTHSYLKIFWVVVVGVCLAFGCFVFILFSYVQIFRAVLRMPSEQGQHKVFSTCLPHLFVVSLFISTCFFAYMKPPSISSPSLNLVVAVLYSVMPPTLNPLIYSIRNKELKWAIRKVVSWMFLNSDKFPLFFQK from the exons ATGGGGGGaatggtgttttta agacagctctgcccagga ATCTCTGTGTCCTTTTGTCTTTGGACAGGCCCCAAGGCCAAGAGGcatcagatgtccaacagcagctccatctccgagttccttctcctgccattcgcagacacacgggagctgcagctcctgcacttcgcactcttcctgggcatctacctggccgccctcctgggcaacggcctcatcctcactgctgtaGCCTGCAatcaccgcctccacacccccatgtacttcttcctcctcaacctcgccctcctcgacctgggctgcatctccaccactgtccccaaagccatggccaattctctgtgggacaccagggccatctcctatgaAGGATGTGTTGCCcaggtctttctgtttgtctttttggTCTCAGCggaatattttcttctcactgtcatgtcctatgaccgctacgttgccatctgcaagcccctgcactacgggaccctcctgggcagcagagcttgtgcccagatgacagcagctgcctggggcagtggggttctctatGCTCtactgcacactgccaatacattttccctgcccctctgccaaggcaatgccttggaccagttcttctgtgaaatcccccagattaTGAAGATATCCTGCACACATTCCTACCTGAAGATTTTTTGGGTAGTTGTGGTTGGGGTCTGTTTAGCgtttggctgttttgttttcattcttttttcctatgtgcagatcttcagggctgtgctgaggatgccctcagaacagggccagcacaaagtcttttccacatgcctccctcacctgtttgTTGTCTCGCTGTTTATCAGCACCTGCTTTTTTGCTTAcatgaagcccccctccatctcctctccatctctGAACCTGGtagtggcagttctgtactcggtgatGCCTCCAACattgaaccccctcatctacagcatcaGGAATAAGGAGCTCAAGTGGGCTATTAGGAAAGTAGTTTCATGGATGTTTCTCAATAGTGacaaatttcccctctttttccagAAGTGA
- the LOC113841248 gene encoding olfactory receptor 14C36-like yields the protein MSNSSSINEFLLLPFADTRELQLLHFALFLGIYLAALLGNGLILTAVACDHHLHTPMYFFLLNLALLDLGCISTTLPKAMANSLWDARTISYAGCASQVFFFFFLMSAEYYFLTIMAYDRYVAICKPLHYGSLLGSRACAQMAAAAWGSGVLYALLHTANTFSLPLCGGNTLDQFCEIPQILKLSCSDSYLREIGLLTFSVFVFWGCFVFIVLSYVQIFRAVLRMPSKQGQHKAFSTCLPHLAVVSLFLSTAFFAYLKPPLLSSPSLDLMVAVLYSVVPPAVNPLIYSMRNQELKDALRKVMSGCTSEVMHCLSSAKHS from the coding sequence atgtccaacagcagctccatcaatgagttcctcctcctgccatttgcagacacacgggagctgcagctcctgcacttcgcgctcttcctgggcatctacctggctgccctcctgggcaacggcctcatcctcactgccgtagcctgtgaccaccacctccacacccccatgtacttcttcctcctcaaccttgccctccttgacctgggctgcatctccaccactctgccaaaagccatggccaattccctctgggatgccaggaccatctcctatgcaggatgtgcttcccaggtgtttttcttcttctttctgatGTCAGCAGAGTATTAttttctcaccatcatggcctatgaccgctacgttgccatctgcaagccccttcactacgggagcctcctgggcagcagagcttgtgcccagatggcagcagctgcctggggcagtggggttctttatgctctgctgcacactgccaatacattttccctgcccctctgtggAGGAAATACCCTGGACCagttctgtgaaatcccccagatcctcaagctctcttgcTCTGACTCCTACCTAAGGGAAATTGGGCTTCTCACATttagtgtttttgtgttttgggggtgttttgtaTTCATCGtactgtcctatgtgcagatcttcagggctgtgctgaggatgccctctaaGCAGgggcagcacaaagccttttccacgtgcctccctcacctggctgtggtctccctctttctcagcactgccttttttgcctacctgaagccccccttgCTCTCCTCGCCATCCCTGGACCTGATGGTGGCAGTTCTATACTCAGTGgttcctccagcagtgaaccccctcatctacagcatgagaaaccaggagctcaaggatgcactGCGCAAAGTCATGAGTGGGTGTACATCAGAAGTAATGCACTGCCTGTCTTCTGCAAAGCACTCATAA
- the LOC113841246 gene encoding olfactory receptor 14A16-like: MSNSSSITEFLLLPFGDTRELQLLHFTLFLGIYLAALLGNALILTAVACDHRLHTPMYFFLLNLALLDLGCISTTLPKAMANSFWDSRAISHAGCAAQVFFFFFFFSAEYSLLTIMSYDRYVAICKPLHYGSLLGSRACSQMAAAAWGSGVLNALLHTASTFSLPLCRGNTLDQFFCEIPQILKICCSESYLREIGLLMFSVFVFFVCFVFIMLSYVQIFRAVQRMPSKQGQHKAFSTCLPHLAVVSLVISTGMFAYLKPPSTTFPSLDLLVAVLYSVVPPAVNPLIYSMRNQELKDTLRKVISRIFLNSDKFPFVFHK; encoded by the coding sequence atgtccaacagcagctccatcaccgagttcctcctcctgccattcggaGACacgcgggagctgcagctcctgcacttcacgctcttcctgggcatctacctggctgccctcctagGCAACGccctcatcctcaccgctgtagcctgcgaccaccgtcttcacacccccatgtacttcttcctcctcaacctcgccctcctcgacctgggctgcatctccaccactctgcccaaagccatggccaattccttCTGGGACAGTAGGGCCATCTCCCacgcaggatgtgctgcacaggtctttttcttcttctttttcttttcagcagagtattctcttctcaccatcatgtcctatgaccgctacgttgccatctgcaagcccttGCACTACGgaagcctcctgggcagcagagcttgttcccagatggcagcagctgcctggggcagtggggttctcaATGCTCTGCTACACACTGCCAGTACATTTTCACTGCCCCTCTGCAGAGGAAATActctggaccagttcttctgtgaaattccccagatcctgaAGATCTGTTGCTCCGAGTCCTACCTAAGGGAAATCGGGCTCCTCATGTTTagcgtttttgttttttttgtgtgttttgtattCATCATGTTGTCCTATGTACAGATCTTCAGGGCCGTGCAGAGGATGCCCTCTAAGCAGgggcagcacaaagccttttccacgtgcctccctcacctggctgtggtctctctGGTTATtagcactggcatgtttgcctacctgaagcccccctccaccACCTTCCCATCCCTGGATCTgctggtggcagttctgtattCAGTGGTGcccccagcagtgaacccccttatctacagcatgaggaaccaggagctcaaggatacTCTTAGGAAAGTGATTTCAAGGATATTTCTGAATAGTGATAaatttccctttgttttccacAAATGA